One Scleropages formosus chromosome 8, fSclFor1.1, whole genome shotgun sequence DNA window includes the following coding sequences:
- the kctd2 gene encoding BTB/POZ domain-containing protein KCTD2, whose product MAELHIEPSGTGPMDQTEARSLRHASPTLAVPPRSAVSIPGLVARPTFGFPARGGSASSPPEAPEKPGSRWVRLNVGGTYFVTTKQTLCRDPKSFLYRLCQDDPDLDSDKDETGAYLIDRDPTYFGPILNYLRHGKLIINKDLAEEGVLEEAEFYNIATLVRLVKERIRDNENRTSQGPVKHVYRVLQCQEEELTQMVSTMSDGWKFEQLISIGSSYNYGNEDQAEFLCVVSRELNNSTNGLVIEPTEKAKILQERGSRM is encoded by the exons ATGGCCGAGCTGCACATAGAGCCGAGCGGCACGGGCCCCATGGATCAGACTGAGGCCCGATCGCTGCGCCACGCGTCGCCCACCCTCGCGGTGCCCCCGCGGAGCGCCGTGTCCATCCCCGGGCTGGTGGCGCGGCCGACGTTCGGCTTCCCCGCGCGCGGCGGCAGCGCGAGCTCTCCGCCCGAGGCGCCGGAGAAGCCGGGCTCGCGCTGGGTCCGCCTCAACGTGGGCGGCACCTACTTCGTGACCACAAAGCAGACGTTATGCAGGGACCCCAAGTCGTTCCTGTACCGGCTGTGCCAGGACGACCCGGACCTGGACTCAGACAAG GATGAAACGGGCGCTTACCTGATCGACAGGGACCCCACCTACTTTGGCCCAATCCTGAACTACTTGCGCCATGGCAAGCTGATCATAAATAAAGATCTGGCTGAGGAGG GCGTGTTAGAAGAGGCGGAATTCTACAATATCGCCACGCTGGTGCGGTTGGTCAAGGAGAGGATTCGAGACAATGAGAACCGAACATCACAG GGTCCGGTGAAACATGTATATCGAGTGCTGCAGTGCCAGGAGGAGGAGCTCACCCAGATGGTCTCCACCATGTCTGACGGCTGGAAGTTTGAGCAG CTCATTAGCATCGGCTCCTCCTATAACTATGGTAACGAGGACCAGGCAGAGTTCCTGTGCGTGGTGTCCCGGGAGCTCAACAACTCCACCAATGGCCTTGTGATTGAGCCCACTGAGAAAGCCAAG ATTCTGCAAGAACGAGGGTCACGGATGTGA